In Aegilops tauschii subsp. strangulata cultivar AL8/78 chromosome 3, Aet v6.0, whole genome shotgun sequence, one genomic interval encodes:
- the LOC109768834 gene encoding aspartic proteinase nepenthesin-1-like, translated as MEISLVLIVLVLCSSAATLVTCSSAGFHMELTHVDSKGGYTAAERVQRAMASSRQRLASFVDVTVPVHWNTSQYIAEYLIGTPPQRAEALIDTGSDLIWTQCSTCKQCVKQGLPLYNASKSDTFHAVSCNDTLCLANQEHSCRRDGSCHFGAFYGAGDASGTIDTEVFAFQNGSARLTFGCVESLMISPGSLDEASGLIGLGRGPLSLVSQAGASKFSYCHTPYLRSNATAGASSHLFVGASASLSGDSPVMSMSFVQGPKEYPFYYVPLIGISVGQTRLSIPPTVFALKENGTSGGVIIDSGSPTTALAEKAYGPLREELRRQLNGSLVPPPADSEMDLCVAVAQEKKVPSMVLHFSGGADMVLPPENYWVPLDSSTSCMVMETSNDMSIIGNFQLQNIHLLYDLAKDELSFQTADCSKL; from the coding sequence ATGGAAATAAGCCTGGTGCTGATCGTTCTAGTGTTATGCTCCAGTGCTGCTACCCTAGTTACTTGTAGTAGCGCAGGGTTCCACATGGAGCTCACCCATGTTGATAGCAAGGGCGGCTACACCGCGGCGGAGCGCGTGCAGCGCGCCATGGCTAGCAGCCGGCAGCGCCTGGCGTCCTTTGTGGACGTGACCGTGCCGGTCCACTGGAACACCAGCCAGTACATCGCTGAGTACCTGATCGGCACCCCACCGCAGCGTGCGGAGGCACTCATCGACACCGGCAGCGACCTCATCTGGACGCAGTGCTCCACCTGCAAACAATGCGTCAAGCAGGGCCTGCCCCTCTATAACGCGTCCAAGTCGGACACCTTCCATGCCGTGTCATGCAACGACACCTTGTGCCTGGCCAACCAGGAGCACTCGTGCCGCCGGGACGGCAGCTGCCATTTCGGGGCCTTCTACGGTGCCGGCGACGCCAGTGGGACCATCGACACCGAGGTCTTCGCCTTTCAAAATGGCTCGGCGAGGCTCACGTTCGGCTGCGTCGAGTCGCTGATGATCTCTCCGGGGTCCCTCGATGAGGCGTCCGGACTCATAGGGCTTGGCCGCGGCCCCCTGTCGCTCGTCTCTCAAGCGGGCGCCAGCAAGTTCTCTTACTGCCACACCCCGTACCTCCGCAGCAACGCCACTGCCGGCGCCAGCAGCCACCTTTTCGTCGGCGCCTCGGCGAGCCTTAGCGGTGACAGCCCTGTGATGTCCATGTCTTTCGTGCAAGGCCCCAAAGAGTACCCATTCTACTACGTCCCACTCATCGGGATAAGTGTGGGACAAACAAGGTTGTCGATCCCACCGACTGTGTTCGCTCTGAAAGAGAACGGCACCAGCGGCGGTGTCATCATCGACTCCGGCAGCCCCACTACGGCTCTGGCCGAGAAGGCATACGGCCCCCTCCGCGAGGAGCTCCGGAGGCAGCTGAACGGGAGCCTCGTGCCGCCGCCTGCTGACAGCGAGATGGACCTGTGTGTGGCGGTGGCACAGGAAAAGAAAGTACCGTCCATGGTGCTCCACTTTAGTGGCGGAGCGGACATGGTGCTGCCCCCGGAGAACTACTGGGTGCCGCTGGACAGTTCCACGTCATGCATGGTCATGGAGACATCCAACGACATGAGCATCATCGGCAACTTCCAGTTGCAGAACATCCACCTGCTCTACGACCTTGCCAAGGATGAGCTATCTTTCCAAACAGCGGACTGCAGCAAACTCTGA